One window of Nymphaea colorata isolate Beijing-Zhang1983 chromosome 11, ASM883128v2, whole genome shotgun sequence genomic DNA carries:
- the LOC116265068 gene encoding 60S ribosomal protein L8-like, giving the protein MGRVIRAQRKGAGSVFRSHTHHRKGPARFRSLDFGERNGYLKGTVTDVIHDPGRGAPLARVTFRHPFRYKHQKELFVAAEGMYTGQFVYCGKKATLSVGNVLPLRSIPEGAVVCNVEHHVGDRGVFARSSGDYVVVISHNPDNGTTRIKLPSGAKKIVPGGCRAMIGQVAGGGRTEKPMLKAGNAYHKYRVKRNCWPKVRGVAMNPVEHPHGGGNHQHIGHASTVRRDAPPGQKVGLIAARRTGRLRGQAAATAAKAEKGA; this is encoded by the exons atgGGACGCGTGATCAGAGCTCAGAGGAAGGGTGCAGGGTCGGTGTTCCGTTCGCACACCCACCACCGGAAGGGTCCGGCGAGGTTCCGGTCGCTTGACTTCGGGGAAAGGAATGGTTACCTCAAGGGGACGGTGACGGATGTCATCCACGACCCTGGGAGGGGTGCGCCGCTCGCACGGGTGACCTTCCGCCACCCCTTCCGTTACAAACATCAGAAGGAGCTATTCGTTGCCGCCGAGGGCATGTACACCGGTCAGTTCGTCTACTGCGGCAAGAAGGCTACTCTCTCCGTTGGCAACGTCCTCCCACTCCGATCCATCCCCGAGGGAGCCGTTGTGTGCAACGTCGAGCACCATGTCGGAGACCGTGGTGTTTTCGCTCGATCCTCCGGGGACTACGTTGTCGTCATCTCCCACAACCCGGACAATGGAACCACCAG GATTAAGCTTCCTTCTGGTGCCAAGAAGATTGTACCTGGCGGTTGCAGAGCCATGATTGGCCAGGTTGCTGGTGGTGGTAGAACTGAGAAGCCTATGCTCAAGGCAGGCAACGCTTATCACAAGTACAGGGTGAAGAGGAACTGCTGGCCCAAGGTTCGGGGTGTTGCTATGAACCCAGTCGAGCATCCTCATGGTGGTGGTAACCATCAACACATTGGGCACGCCAGTACTGTTCGCCGTGATGCTCCTCCTGGCCAGAAGGTTGGTCTGATCGCTGCTAGAAGAACTGGTCGTCTCAGGGGACAGGCTGCTGCTACTGCTGCCAAGGCAGAAAAGGGTGCTTAA
- the LOC116264526 gene encoding uncharacterized protein LOC116264526, producing the protein MGWFSRKKTDKPEAKDGRKNDKPDTLSAGGEEVPGMNGALEVRRPDAVTVFEFGSVAASGDKITLAGYCPVSDDLEPCRWEILPSAGSNAPQFRVVF; encoded by the coding sequence ATGGGGTGGTTCTCTAGAAAGAAGACCGACAAGCCGGAAGCCAAGGACGGCCGGAAGAACGACAAGCCGGATACTCTTTCGGCCGGAGGTGAGGAAGTCCCTGGGATGAACGGCGCCCTGGAAGTGCGGAGGCCAGACGCCGTCACCGTCTTTGAGTTTGGCTCCGTGGCCGCATCTGGCGATAAGATTACTCTCGCCGGGTACTGCCCCGTTTCGGACGACCTCGAGCCGTGCCGATGGGAGATTTTGCCTTCCGCGGGATCCAACGCTCCGCAATTCCGTGTAGTCTTCTGA
- the LOC116263718 gene encoding uncharacterized protein LOC116263718 isoform X1: MAMYIRVKRHKTTYFLQCDPTETILDVKQKLHSLIDHVTSNQRLILLATGETLDDNKTLAEQKVENDAIVALTLRKDNNEFEEVHIEKPEDVGNSPEPDVSLG, translated from the exons ATG GCAATGTATATTCGTGTGAAGCGTCATAAGACAACTTATTTTCTGCAATGCGACCCAACTGAGACAATTCTAGATGTGAAGCAAAAGCTGCATTCTTTAATTGACCATGTGACTAGTAATCAGCGGTTAATTCTCCTTGCGACCGGAGAAACACTGGATGATAACAAAACATTGGCTGAGCAGAAG GTTGAAAATGATGCAATTGTAGCCTTAACTCTGCGGAAAG ACAACAATGAATTTGAGGAGGTTCACATTGAAAAGCCAGAAGATGTTGGCAACTCTCCTGAACCAGACGTCTCCTTGGGCTAA
- the LOC116263718 gene encoding uncharacterized protein LOC116263718 isoform X2, translating to MYIRVKRHKTTYFLQCDPTETILDVKQKLHSLIDHVTSNQRLILLATGETLDDNKTLAEQKVENDAIVALTLRKDNNEFEEVHIEKPEDVGNSPEPDVSLG from the exons ATGTATATTCGTGTGAAGCGTCATAAGACAACTTATTTTCTGCAATGCGACCCAACTGAGACAATTCTAGATGTGAAGCAAAAGCTGCATTCTTTAATTGACCATGTGACTAGTAATCAGCGGTTAATTCTCCTTGCGACCGGAGAAACACTGGATGATAACAAAACATTGGCTGAGCAGAAG GTTGAAAATGATGCAATTGTAGCCTTAACTCTGCGGAAAG ACAACAATGAATTTGAGGAGGTTCACATTGAAAAGCCAGAAGATGTTGGCAACTCTCCTGAACCAGACGTCTCCTTGGGCTAA
- the LOC116263793 gene encoding uncharacterized protein LOC116263793 has translation MARGKSQRKAAAFPASDEEILSTVSTIDSSELSLAIEVDEVCSEMADLDNYLDALYEKRLSVREAGLNGLCKTLATGVHNDFATSKGETLLHQCVSILKRGSASETGLAARVLGLLVITAGEGKVASMVYSESSAHLSRIAKQSSNVTSRVWALKSLSIMTFIVGGDEDTDSTLTVLWQVGSYDKVSHAHEASGITEPNYEVRVAALTSWAFLLTTATADQIDLFCLEGFPALLHLLEMEDRSVRLAAGEGVVSIVEWAKRNASHPDDNSVNMFTGYEDVINQMKSLSIEAGGRGTSKKELGNQRSFFYDALAYMQDGVAPDVIVKLSNCDCLNVNSWTRTIQINMFRGFLGGGLQTHLLGNPFLYDVFDFKPKQSRKQVLSTKEKRMYLSPNSVANKARTQELNKRRANARVGNYGHFSVGMGDD, from the exons ATGGCGAGAG GGAAAAGCCAGCGGAAGGCTGCCGCATTCCCTGCGAGCGATGAGGAGATCCTCAGTACTGTTTCAACAATCGACTCGTCTGAGCTGTCGTTGGCGATTGAAGTCGATGAGGTTTGCAGTGAGATGGCTGACCTTGATAACTACTTGGATGCTCTCTATGAGAAGAG GTTGTCAGTCAGGGAAGCTGGACTCAATGGCCTGTGCAAGACATTAGCTACTGGAGTGCACAATGACTTTGCAACAAGCAA GGGTGAGACTTTGCTTCACCAGTGCGTCTCTATCCTCAAACGAGGATCGGCTTCTGAGACTGGCTTGGCTGCACGTGTGTTGG GGTTACTTGTTATTACAGCAGGAGAGGGTAAAGTAGCTTCCATGGTTTACAGTGAATCAAGTGCACATTTATCCCGTATTGCTAAGCAATCCTCAAACGTTACTAGCCGTGTCTGG GCACTGAAGTCTCTATCTATTATGACCTTTATTGTGGGAGGTGATGAAGATACAGATAGCACGCTGACCGTGCTCTGGCAAGTTGGTTCATATGATAAAGTTTCACATGCTCACGAG gctTCGGGAATTACTGAGCCTAACTATGAGGTCAGGGTAGCTGCACTAACGTCATGGGCATTTCTTTTGACAACAGCCACAGCAGATCAgattgatttgttttgcttggAAGG ATTCCCTGCTCTACTCCATCTGTTAGAGATGGAAGACCGATCAGTAAGGCTTGCTGCCGGAGAAGGAGTTGTCTCCATTGTTGAATGGGCAAAAAGAAATGCATCTCACCCTGATGATAACAGTGTGAACATGTTTACTGGATATGAAGATGTGATAAATCAGATGAAGTCTCTCTCGATTGAAGCTGGTGGAAGGGGAACATCGAAGAAGGAACTGGGTAACCAGCGGAGTTTTTTCTATGATGCCTTGGCTTATATGCAG GATGGCGTAGCACCAGATGTGATTGTCAAGTTGAGCAACTGTGACTGTTTGAATGTCAACTCTTGGACGCGGACAATACAG ATAAACATGTTTAGAGGCTTTCTTGGTGGTGGTCTCCAGACGCATTTGCTG GGCAACCCGTTCTTGTACGATGTTTTTGACTTCAAGCCAAAGCAGAGTAGGAAACAAGTATTATCAACCAAGGAGAAG AGAATGTACTTGTCTCCGAATTCTGTTGCAAATAAGGCACGAACGCAAGAGCTGAACAAACGAAGAGCAAATGCACGg GTTGGCAATTACGGGCACTTCAGCGTCGGCATGGGCGATGATTAG